A portion of the Nitratidesulfovibrio termitidis HI1 genome contains these proteins:
- a CDS encoding long-chain-fatty-acid--CoA ligase, with the protein MTEPNTTADFPWLASYDAGVPAHISYETYPLFTLLDRAAERTPRRTAIAFRNYRISYAKLRQLAEVMAANLRAQGVRRGDKVSIMLPNLPQTVIAFWAVLKAGGVVVMTNPLYMEKELVHQIHDSGARFMIALDLVWPKIEPLRDKLGIDKYFLTRIGDGLAFPLNVLYAFKAKREGTWRDLPFDGKHVLPWKTLLKGKARHSTTTCNPTEDLAVLQYTGGTTGISKGVMLTHHNMSVNVQQITTILGDACDMDHCFLGLMPYFHVYGLTTCLTLPTALSATIVPFPRYVPRDVLVGIQKHKPTIFPGAPSIYISLMQQKEVGDYDLTSIRYCISGSAPMPVEHIKRFRELTGAQVIEGFGLTEASPVTHLNPIHGVSKTGSIGIPFPDTEARIVDMEVGQVPLPAGKVGELIIRGPQVMKGYWNRPDETANTLRNGWLYTGDIAIMDDDGYFTIVDRKKDMFLVGGYNVYPREIDEVLHEHPKIKEAVTVGVPHPTRGEMIKAFVVVQPGEKLTKAEVVAHCREKLASYKVPKQVEFRDDLPKTVVGKVLRRILRTEEEEKLKAELAAASASAAKPEASDDDGAQ; encoded by the coding sequence ATGACCGAACCCAACACCACCGCCGATTTCCCCTGGCTGGCCAGCTATGATGCGGGCGTTCCCGCCCACATCAGCTACGAAACCTACCCGCTGTTCACCCTGCTGGACAGGGCCGCGGAGCGCACCCCCCGCCGCACGGCCATCGCCTTTCGCAATTACCGCATCAGCTACGCCAAACTGCGCCAACTGGCGGAGGTCATGGCCGCCAACCTGCGCGCCCAGGGCGTGCGGCGCGGCGACAAGGTGTCGATCATGCTGCCCAACCTGCCGCAGACGGTCATTGCCTTCTGGGCGGTGCTGAAGGCGGGCGGCGTGGTGGTGATGACCAACCCGCTGTACATGGAAAAGGAACTGGTCCACCAGATCCACGATTCCGGCGCGCGGTTCATGATCGCCCTCGACCTGGTGTGGCCCAAGATCGAGCCGCTGCGCGACAAGCTGGGCATCGACAAGTATTTCCTTACCCGCATCGGTGACGGGTTGGCCTTTCCGCTCAACGTCCTGTACGCCTTCAAGGCCAAGCGCGAGGGCACCTGGCGCGATCTGCCCTTTGACGGCAAACACGTGCTGCCGTGGAAAACCCTGCTCAAGGGCAAGGCCCGCCATTCCACCACCACGTGCAACCCCACCGAAGACCTGGCCGTGCTGCAGTACACCGGCGGCACCACGGGCATTTCCAAGGGGGTCATGCTGACGCACCACAACATGTCGGTGAACGTGCAGCAGATCACCACCATTCTTGGCGACGCCTGCGACATGGACCACTGTTTCCTGGGTCTGATGCCCTACTTCCATGTCTACGGGCTGACCACCTGCCTCACCCTGCCCACGGCCCTTTCGGCCACCATCGTGCCCTTCCCGCGCTATGTCCCGCGCGACGTGCTGGTGGGCATCCAGAAGCACAAGCCCACCATCTTCCCCGGCGCACCTTCCATCTACATCTCGCTGATGCAGCAGAAGGAGGTGGGCGACTACGACCTGACCTCCATCCGCTACTGCATTTCGGGGTCGGCCCCCATGCCTGTGGAGCACATCAAGCGGTTCAGGGAACTTACGGGCGCGCAGGTCATCGAGGGCTTCGGCCTGACAGAGGCCTCGCCGGTCACCCACCTGAACCCCATCCACGGGGTCAGCAAGACCGGGTCCATCGGCATCCCCTTTCCGGACACCGAGGCGCGCATCGTGGACATGGAGGTGGGCCAGGTGCCGTTGCCCGCGGGCAAGGTGGGCGAACTGATCATCCGTGGCCCGCAGGTCATGAAGGGCTACTGGAACCGCCCGGACGAAACCGCCAACACCCTGCGCAACGGCTGGCTGTACACGGGCGACATCGCCATCATGGACGATGACGGCTACTTCACCATCGTGGACCGCAAGAAGGACATGTTCCTGGTGGGCGGCTACAACGTGTACCCGCGCGAGATCGACGAGGTGCTGCACGAGCACCCCAAAATCAAGGAAGCGGTAACCGTGGGCGTACCCCACCCCACGCGCGGCGAGATGATCAAGGCCTTCGTGGTCGTGCAGCCCGGCGAAAAGCTGACCAAGGCGGAGGTGGTGGCCCACTGCCGCGAAAAGCTGGCCAGCTACAAGGTGCCCAAGCAGGTGGAATTTCGCGACGACCTGCCCAAGACCGTGGTGGGCAAGGTGCTGCGCCGCATCCTGCGCACCGAGGAAGAAGAGAAGCTGAAGGCGGAACTGGCCGCCGCATCGGCCAGCGCCGCAAAGCCCGAAGCTTCCGACGACGACGGGGCACAGTAG
- a CDS encoding zinc ribbon domain-containing protein → MTLSLYLKQIEQLVALQKVDDHIYGIKAELKNAPQEVEGLQQRFDTLEEQRNRLLDKLTHLKDQEKRLGTEIEDDSLRIKKSKSKLMLVGNTKEYHAMMREMDNMEKMNRSREEEKLALAEELQRQTEAMAEMDERYTVLKADLEAKKASLEARLTEAGAGLADLETQRNAAGKEVPAPVLSRYEFIRQRLENPVIVPVDKGVCSGCHISIPPQSYIELQKGTQILSCPNCQRLIYWSEHFCVETPAAE, encoded by the coding sequence ATGACGTTGAGCCTGTATCTCAAGCAGATCGAACAGCTTGTCGCCCTGCAGAAGGTGGACGACCACATCTACGGCATCAAGGCGGAACTGAAGAACGCGCCGCAGGAAGTGGAAGGGCTGCAACAGCGCTTCGACACCCTCGAGGAACAGCGCAACCGCCTCCTCGACAAGCTCACGCACCTGAAGGACCAGGAAAAGCGCCTCGGCACCGAGATCGAGGACGATTCCCTGCGCATCAAGAAGAGCAAGTCCAAGCTCATGCTCGTGGGTAACACCAAGGAATACCACGCCATGATGCGCGAAATGGACAACATGGAAAAGATGAACCGCTCGCGCGAGGAAGAAAAGCTGGCCCTGGCCGAAGAACTGCAACGCCAGACCGAGGCCATGGCCGAAATGGACGAGCGCTACACCGTCCTCAAGGCCGACCTGGAAGCCAAGAAGGCCAGCCTTGAAGCGCGCCTGACCGAAGCCGGTGCGGGCCTGGCCGACCTGGAAACCCAGCGCAACGCCGCCGGCAAGGAAGTGCCCGCGCCCGTGCTGAGCCGCTACGAATTCATCCGCCAGCGGCTGGAAAACCCGGTCATCGTGCCCGTGGACAAGGGCGTGTGCTCCGGCTGCCACATCTCCATCCCGCCGCAGAGCTACATCGAGCTGCAGAAGGGCACCCAGATTCTCAGCTGCCCCAACTGCCAGCGCCTCATCTACTGGAGCGAACACTTCTGCGTGGAAACCCCGGCCGCCGAATAG
- a CDS encoding Nif3-like dinuclear metal center hexameric protein: MKRSEIISVIEKTALPASAAQWDRSGIQVAGHDAEATALAVCLDPTPAAVAAALDLGADVILSHHPLVMAPRALDTLDDHHAVAAAVLTRGAWLYAAHTSLDANPDGPVGWLARELSLAAPEVLEPTLRQERVTRCIVTATTPPPHWADLSGVLAYRVLGNTAVLSCEAAAWPAIRAAIVSSAPAGAVPAFLPAEPEQPARIFGFGLVGDLPEPLEFTAFVRRLHELAGRAHCHVSGPAPDIVGRVGYCTGSGSSLADAAFARGADVFVTGDVKYHTALEARGCLLDVGHFALEEEMMRRFANGLRTALPGLPVHFLPSSDPLRLHLPVPPTGTDGGRVPEHPA, from the coding sequence ATGAAACGCTCTGAAATAATTAGCGTTATCGAAAAAACGGCACTTCCGGCATCCGCCGCCCAGTGGGACAGGTCGGGTATTCAGGTGGCCGGGCACGACGCGGAGGCCACGGCCCTCGCCGTCTGTCTGGACCCCACCCCCGCCGCCGTCGCCGCCGCCCTTGACCTTGGCGCCGACGTCATCCTGTCCCATCACCCGCTGGTCATGGCGCCCCGCGCGCTGGACACGCTGGACGACCACCACGCCGTGGCTGCTGCCGTATTGACGCGCGGGGCGTGGCTGTATGCCGCGCACACCTCGCTGGACGCCAATCCCGATGGCCCCGTGGGATGGCTGGCCCGCGAACTGTCGCTGGCCGCGCCCGAAGTGCTGGAACCCACGCTGCGTCAGGAACGGGTAACCCGGTGCATCGTGACGGCAACAACGCCCCCGCCGCACTGGGCAGACCTTTCCGGCGTGCTGGCGTACCGGGTGCTGGGCAACACCGCCGTGCTCAGTTGCGAGGCCGCTGCGTGGCCCGCCATCCGCGCGGCCATCGTCTCCAGCGCTCCCGCAGGTGCCGTGCCTGCCTTCCTGCCCGCCGAGCCGGAGCAGCCCGCGCGGATATTCGGCTTCGGCCTGGTGGGCGACCTGCCCGAGCCGCTTGAATTTACGGCCTTCGTCCGGCGTCTGCACGAGCTTGCCGGACGCGCCCACTGCCACGTCAGCGGCCCCGCCCCCGACATTGTCGGGCGGGTGGGCTACTGCACCGGTTCCGGCAGTTCGCTGGCCGATGCCGCCTTTGCCCGTGGCGCCGACGTGTTCGTCACCGGCGACGTGAAGTACCACACCGCGCTGGAAGCCCGTGGCTGCCTGCTCGACGTGGGGCACTTTGCCCTTGAAGAGGAAATGATGCGCCGCTTCGCCAACGGCCTGCGCACCGCGCTGCCCGGCCTGCCCGTGCATTTCCTGCCATCCAGCGATCCACTGCGGCTGCACCTGCCCGTTCCCCCCACGGGCACGGACGGCGGCCGCGTTCCGGAACATCCGGCCTAA
- a CDS encoding TM1266 family iron-only hydrogenase system putative regulator, with protein MQANGQCKRVGVEALLVSNREACADKVNAVINEFGSLVIERMGVPYLERGVGVISLIVDGTTDELGAMTGRLGAIP; from the coding sequence ATGCAAGCCAACGGACAATGCAAGCGCGTGGGCGTGGAGGCGCTGCTGGTCAGCAACCGCGAGGCCTGCGCGGACAAGGTCAATGCCGTGATCAACGAGTTCGGTTCGCTGGTCATCGAACGCATGGGGGTGCCGTACCTGGAGCGCGGAGTGGGCGTCATTTCGCTGATCGTGGACGGCACCACCGACGAACTGGGGGCGATGACGGGCAGGCTGGGGGCCATCCCCG
- the ispD gene encoding 2-C-methyl-D-erythritol 4-phosphate cytidylyltransferase encodes MHAWAIVLAAGSGTRLAAAGLSTAKQFIQHRGAPLYWRSARTFAAVARVRGLVFVFPQDRLEAERERLAVLDAGRALGVPWRAVAGGALRQDSVAAGLAALPRECDAVLVHDAARPFATAALSNAVLDALAAGAPGVVPGVAVTDTIKQTEGGVVTHTPDRAGLVAVQTPQGFALPALRDAHERACAEGWTVTDDAALLERCGLAVRVVAGEIANAKITTPEDLAMLDAADTAHDPWDARNGQNRLIPCTGWGYDVHRYVQKEEAGRSGQAGRSMKLGGVLIPGGPEVVAHSDGDVLLHALTDALLGCIGGGDIGQHFPDTDAALDNANSAVLLDEVLGLARAAGLEITNVDLTIIAQVPRLAPWREQIRRNVCRLLALDETMVNVKATTEEKLGFTGEKKGLKAVAAVTGLRPVRTGRPDESGDAGDTSGTASS; translated from the coding sequence ATGCACGCATGGGCCATTGTTCTCGCGGCGGGCAGCGGCACCCGGCTGGCTGCGGCCGGGCTGTCCACGGCCAAGCAGTTCATCCAGCACCGGGGGGCGCCGCTGTACTGGCGTTCGGCGCGCACGTTCGCGGCGGTGGCGCGGGTGCGCGGGCTGGTGTTCGTGTTTCCGCAGGACCGGCTGGAGGCCGAGCGCGAACGTCTGGCCGTGCTGGACGCGGGGCGGGCTTTGGGCGTGCCGTGGCGCGCGGTGGCGGGCGGCGCGCTGCGGCAGGATTCGGTGGCGGCGGGGCTTGCGGCCCTGCCCCGTGAATGCGACGCGGTGCTGGTGCACGACGCGGCCCGCCCCTTTGCCACGGCGGCACTGTCCAACGCGGTGCTCGACGCCCTGGCGGCAGGCGCGCCGGGGGTGGTGCCCGGCGTGGCGGTGACGGACACCATCAAGCAGACGGAGGGCGGCGTGGTCACCCACACGCCGGACCGCGCCGGGCTGGTGGCGGTGCAGACTCCACAGGGCTTCGCGCTGCCTGCGCTGCGCGATGCGCATGAACGTGCCTGTGCCGAGGGCTGGACCGTCACCGACGACGCCGCCCTGCTGGAACGCTGCGGCCTTGCCGTGCGCGTGGTGGCCGGAGAGATCGCCAACGCCAAGATCACCACGCCGGAGGACCTGGCCATGCTGGACGCTGCCGACACCGCCCATGATCCGTGGGATGCCCGCAACGGGCAGAACCGCCTGATTCCCTGCACCGGCTGGGGCTACGACGTGCACCGTTACGTGCAGAAGGAAGAGGCCGGGCGTTCCGGCCAGGCGGGTCGCTCCATGAAGCTGGGCGGCGTGCTCATTCCCGGCGGGCCGGAGGTGGTGGCCCATTCCGACGGCGACGTGCTGCTGCATGCCCTTACCGATGCCCTGCTGGGGTGCATCGGCGGCGGCGACATCGGCCAGCACTTTCCGGATACCGACGCCGCACTGGACAACGCCAACTCCGCCGTGCTGCTGGACGAGGTGCTGGGGCTTGCCCGTGCCGCCGGGCTGGAAATCACCAACGTGGACCTAACCATCATCGCCCAGGTGCCCAGGCTGGCCCCGTGGCGCGAGCAGATTCGCCGCAACGTCTGCCGCCTGCTGGCCCTGGACGAGACCATGGTGAACGTGAAGGCCACCACCGAAGAAAAGCTGGGGTTCACTGGCGAAAAGAAGGGGTTGAAGGCCGTGGCCGCCGTGACCGGCCTGCGCCCCGTGCGGACTGGCCGCCCCGATGAGTCCGGAGACGCTGGGGACACAAGCGGCACCGCCAGTTCCTGA